From the Lathyrus oleraceus cultivar Zhongwan6 chromosome 4, CAAS_Psat_ZW6_1.0, whole genome shotgun sequence genome, one window contains:
- the LOC127136784 gene encoding uncharacterized protein LOC127136784: MTAQNSQFQEETRNNHRDMTTSIKNIEVQMGQIAQQIACSRIPGSLPSETIQNPRNHENVNVVTTRSKKDAKDEKVIPPGKPIEEKNKKETKPVIKLPYPLRATKKEPRETDFEKFMTMLKKIESHTPFFEAHEQMPCTQNSWKRASVSLMPLSIYHRLGIENVNDTKTNLKFVDHSIKNAYGIAEYVLVIIRELSFPVYFVIIDIFEDEETPIILGQPSNTTQPLISQANSQTRLKSLSYKVFFAIIIASNFRHEIIVTDQ; encoded by the exons ATGACTGCTCAAAATTCCCAGTTCCAAGAGGAAACAAGAAATAATCACAGGGACATGACCACTTCCATCAAAAATATTGAAGTTCAgatgggtcagatagcacaacaaatCGCATGTTCTAGAATaccaggttccttaccaagtgaaacaatACAAAATCCAAGAAACcatgagaatgttaatgttgtCACGACAAGAAGTAAGAAGGATGCTAAAGATGAAAAAGTTATACCACCCGGAAAGCCaattgaagagaaaaataaaaaggaaaCTAAACCTGTGATTAAGTTACCATATCCTCTGAGAGCAACAAAGAAGGAACCTAGAGAGACAGACTttgagaaattcatgacaatgttaAAAAAGATAGAGAGTCATACGCCCTTTTTTGAAGCACACGAGCAAATGCCATGTACACaaaattcatggaagag agctagtgtgagtctgatgccattatcaatctaCCATAGGCTAGGTATTGAAAATGTCAATGATACAAAGACAAATCTGAAGTTTGTAGATCACTCGATAAAGAATGCATATGGGATAGCAGAATACGTGCTGGTGATAATAAGGGAATTGAGTTTTCCTGTTTATTTTGTGATCATAGACATATTTGAAGATGAAGAGACACCTATCATTCTTGGTCAACCAtccaatactactcaacctctcatATCTCAAGCAAACTCCCAGACTCGGTTGAAGAGTCTTTCATACAAGGTtttctttgcaatcattattgcttccaaTTTTCGTCACGAGATCATAGTTACAGACCAATGA
- the LOC127074689 gene encoding uncharacterized protein LOC127074689: MKFICPNIIFIAFLLSTATITSSQSESSETNIISRFQQFLKIKTDHPTPNYKQSSDFLTSQAKCLSLQSQTIEHVPGKPLVLLKWTGTSPELPAIMLYSHTDVVPAEHDKWDHPPFEAHLDSEGRIYARGSQDMKCVSMQYLEALRKLKEWGFQPKRSIYLAFAPDEEIGGHDGAEKFSLSRVFQDLNVGIVLDEGLASPDDYYRAFYAERSPWWLKIKAVGIPGHGAKLYDNSAMENLLKSIEIIRRYRASQFDLIKAGLKADGEVISINMAFLKAGTPSPTIVPNIFSTKKNHIGTTCTVFLTDFNCKGQEQTR; the protein is encoded by the exons ATGAAGTTCATCTGCCCAAACATCATCTTCATAGCTTTTCTATTATCAACCGCAACAATCACATCTTCACAATCAGAATCTTCAGAAACCAACATCATTTCACGGTTCCAACAATTCCTCAAAATCAAAACCGACCATCCAACCCCAAACTACAAACAATCCTCCGATTTCCTAACTTCACAAGCCAAATGCCTCTCACTCCAATCCCAAACTATCGAACACGTTCCAGGAAAAcccttagtccttctcaaatgGACCGGAACAAGCCCAGAGCTTCCTGCCATCATGCTCTACTCTCACACCGATGTTGTCCCCGCCGAACACGATAAGTGGGATCATCCTCCCTTTGAAGCCCATCTGGATTCTGAGGGAAGAATCTACGCGAGAGGCTCTCAGGATATGAAGTGTGTTAGCATGCAGTATCTTGAAGCTCTTCGCAAGCTTAAAGAATGGGGTTTTCAACCCAAACGGAGTATTTATTTGGCTTTTGCTCCTGATGAGGAAATTGGTGGACATGATGGTGCTGAGAAGTTTTCTCTTTCTAGGGTTTTTCAGGATTTGAATGTTGGTATAGTGCTTGATGAAG GGTTGGCTTCTCCGGATGACTATTACAGGGCATTCTATGCAGAGAGGAGTCCGTGGTGGCTGAAAATCAAGGCCGTTGGGATTCCGGGACATGGGGCCAAGCTTTATGATAACTCTGCTATGGAGAATCTTTTGAAGAGTATTGAAATCATCCGAAGGTATCGTGCCTCGCAGTTCGACTTGATCAAGGCTGGCTTGAAGGCCGATGGGGAAGTTATTTCTATTAACATGGCCTTTTTGAAGGCTGGAACTCCATCACCAACC ATTGTACCAAATATTTTCTCAACAAAGAAGAACCATATCGGAACTACATGCACAGTGTTTTTAACCGACTTCAATTGCAAAGGTCAAGAGCAGACAAGGTAG
- the LOC127074690 gene encoding uncharacterized protein LOC127074690: MEIVSFIKRSKIGIQDWSLSDLTIGLYLIYLRQASTHPFEDIKGIQISSESIVQDLIYHIELAKGAYKDNPAVLARNSMLRESNIIKFVNNSSVMRPAYYIGVDTRKKLVILGIRGTHALYDLITDIVSSSDGEVTFEGYSTHFGTAECARWFLHHEIGNIRKYLAKHEGYRLRLVGHSLGGAIASLLAIMIHRKSAKELGFSPDIVSAVAYGTPPCVSKELTESCAGYVTTVVMQVSDCISQCSNDLIKKKGMSSDVSDSFSLTLYLSIIYYATFSYILKKFINFHLKLFGEVPNSFKICSVLNNVIK, encoded by the exons ATGGAAATAGTTTCCTTCATCAAACGAAGCAAGATTGGAATCCAGGATTGGAGTTTGAGTGACCTTACAATTGGCTTGTATCTGATCTATCTTCGTCAAGCTTCCACACATCCATTTGAAGATATCAAAGGCATCCAGATATCGTCAGAATCAATA GTTCAAGATCTCATTTATCATATTGAGTTGGCTAAAGGTGCTTATAAGGATAATCCTGCGGTTCTTGCAAGGAACAGCATGCTCCGAGAAAGTAATATCATAAAATTTGTTAATAACTCCAGTGTAATGAGGCCTGCATATTACATAGGAGTTGACACCCGTAAAAAGCTTGTAATTTTGGGCATTCGTGGCACACATGCTTTATATGATCTTATAACTGATATTGTTTCttcaagtgatggtgaagtaacctttgaaggCTATTCAACCCACTTCGGCACTGCTGAATGTGCTCGTTGGTTTCTTCACCATGAGATTGGAAACATAAGAAAATATTTAGCAAAACATGAG GGATATAGGTTAAGACTTGTGGGACATTCTCTGGGAGGTGCAATAGCTTCTTTACTGGCAATAATGATCCATAGAAAATCAGCAAAGGAACTGGGATTTAGCCCTGACATTGTATCTGCTGTTGCATATGGAACCCCACCTTGTGTTTCCAAAGAACTTACCGAAAGTTGCGCTGGATATGTGACAACAGTTGTGATGCAGGTGAGTGATTGCATTTCACAATGCTCGAATGACTTGATCAAGAAAAAAGGAATGTCCTCTGATGTGTCTGATTCTTTTTCCCTAACTTTGTATTTATCTATTATCTATTATGCAACATTTTCTTATATTTTAAAAAAGTTCATTAACTTTCATTTGAAGTTATTTGGTGAAGTAccaaatagttttaaaatttgtagtgtcctcaacaacgtaatcaaatag